A window of Staphylococcus lloydii genomic DNA:
GAGATTTACGAGGTGTCATTAATAAATTAGATTATCTACAAGATCTAGGCATAGATGTTATATGGTTAAGTCCGATGTATAAATCACCTAATGATGATAATGGTTATGATATAAGTGACTATCAAGCCATTATGGATGAGTTTGGTACGATGGAGGATTTTGATGAATTATTAACGTCCATTCATCAAAGAGGAATGAAATTAATTTTAGATTTAGTGGTAAATCATACTTCTGATGAACATCCTTGGTTTATAGAATCTCGTTCTAGCAAAGACAGTGCCAAACGAGACTGGTATATATGGAAAGATCCTAAAGCAGATGGTAGTGAACCGACAAATTGGGAAAGTATTTTTAACGGTTCTACTTGGGAATACGATAGTAAAACAGGCCAATATTATTTCCATTTATTTAGTAAAAAGCAGCCCGACCTAAATTGGGAAAATCCAAAAGTGAGAGCAGCCATTATTTCTATGATGAATTGGTGGTTCGATAAAGGCATAGATGGTTTTAGAGTGGATGCAATTACGCATATTAAAAAATCTTTCGATTATGGGGATCTACCAGCACAAAACAATGAGCAATATGTACCGGCTTTTGACGTAGCAATGAATCAACCAGGTATCCACGATTGGTTACAAGAAATAAAAGAACACAGTTTATCTAAGTACGACATCATGACTGTTGGTGAAGCAAATGGCGTGACACCAGATGATGCGGATTTATGGGTCGGGGAACAAAATGGTAAATTTAACATGATTTTCCAATTTGAACATTTAGGTTTGTGGAATACTGGAGATGTTAAATTTGATGTCTTAGCGTATAAACAAGTTTTAAATCGTTGGCAACAGCGACTTGCAAATAATGGATGGAATGCTTTATTTATCGAAAACCATGATCAACCACGTAGAGTATCCACATGGGGAGATGACCAACAATACTGGTATGAATCTGCTACGAGTCATGCTATTGTATATTTTTTACAACAAGGCACTCCGTTTATTTACCAAGGGCAAGAAATAGGTATGACCAATTATCCATTTGATAGTATTGAAACATTTAATGATATTGCCGTTGTAAATGAGTATAATATCGTTAAATCACAGGGCGGTGATGTAAATGCCTTATTAAACAAACATAAGATGGAAAATAGAGATAATTCACGTACACCGATGCAGTGGACTGATGAATCTTATGCAGGATTTTCTACAGTGGAACCTTGGTTCCCGGTAAATCCAAATTACAAAAAAATAAACGTAGCACAACAACAAGAAGACAAACATTCTATTTTATCTTTTTATAAAGATTTAATTAAATTAAAAAAATCCGATGATCTATATACTTATGGTAATTTTGAATTAGCTGATGCAGATAATCCTAAAGTTTTTGCGTACACTAGAACTTTAGATAATAAGCGTGTTTTAATTGTAGGTAATCTATCAAATGAAACTGCTTCACTTAATTTAGACATCACGTTTGATGAGTCAAATATTAAATTACACAATTATAGTAGCACGATAGATTTTAGCCATTTAAAACCTTATGAAGCATTTGTAATTCAATTAAGTTAAACAAAATAGATTTTAATTAGCCGTTATCGAATAAGATAACGGCTTTTATAGTTGAAGTCATGTTATCACTTTACAAAAATTATCGAATAACTATACTAATAACTATCAACAACATAAAATATATTAATATAATAAATAGCATAAAATATTGATTGATATTGAAAGTAGGACATTTAATGAAAAAATTAGCCATAGTTATACTTATTGCTATGAGTATGGGCATTGCTACAGTAATAAGTTTTTTAATAGAAAAGCGATTTCCGCTAACAAATTTTGCTTCACATAACAATACACGTTATTTTGAGGCATCAAATGGATTATATGGGTATTATCATTTATATCAGGCTAAACACCCTAAAGGCGTACTATTATGGCTTCATGGTGATGGCGCATTTGAATTCAAACATCCTAATTCAAAGAGATATTTAGGCGGAGCGTTAGGCATTAAGGAAGTCGCACGACAACACAATTTGACCCTTGTTGTGCCTAAGACACCATCCAAGAAGGATGAAACTTGGTGGACAAATGGCGCTCAAAACAGTATATATCTAACTGAATTAATCAAAAGTATACCGACTCATCAACATTTATGGATAAGTGGATTCTCAGGTGGAGCCGAAATGACTACATATTGGTTATTAGAAAAATTACCAAGCATGGACGTTACATCTGGTGGCTCTATTATTTTTAGTGGCGGTGGTTCTCCTAAAATCAAAGGCGTATCGCGTACTTTACCTAAAGAAAAATATATAAAACAACCATATCCACTTACTTGGCTTGTAGGTGAATACGACGATGGTGTGACGAGTAGCGATAATTTCAACTCATTAAAACTTAGTAAAGAAGGATATGAATTTTATCGTCAACAAGGTTGGGATAGTAAACGTTATATTATCCCTAAATTTCATCATGTTTTAACTAAAAACAATCGTGGCGTATACGGTCAGTTATTACAAAATTATTTAAATGAATAAACATAAAAAGCTAGAACATAATCTTATTATAAACCAATAAGTTTACGTTCTAGCTTTAATTATATTATAAATCATTATAGTCATCTTGATTTATTGGTAACCATAATTGAACTTTAGTGAAACTGTCATCAAAAGAAATATCAAAAGGATAGACTTCTACGTATAAACTATCACGTTCATATGGCAATGTCATTTGAAGGCTTGTTTCGATATAATACCATGCTTCATTCGTAATATAATCAATCTCGCCTTGCAAATTAAATTTAGCATATTGTCTCTCTGGTAAATAACGACTTTCTAAATGTTCTGGATAGCGATCACTTGGAACACCAACAAAAATCTCAACGCCATACTCTAAGGGACAACTAATAACGAAAAGTTCATGTGGGCTAACGTTATTATAACGTTCTAACTCTTTTAACTTGCCATCGACCAATAAGTCTTCTAAAATATCAGGTATTTTAAATGGGTTATCTATATTAGCAGCATTGATGAATTCCGCATATCCAACTAAGTTTATACCACTAATTGTTTCTAATCTATACGAATATGGTGATTTCTCGGTAGTAGTAATTTTTAAATATTGTCTGTTTTTTATATTTAATTGTTCTTTTTTAGCATTCGCTTGTAAAGGAGAAATACCATGGTATTTACTAAATTCATTAGCGAAATCATTTGCGGTAGGATAATGATATTTTTTAGCAATATCTACCATCCTGTTAGAACTTGAAATCAGCTCTTGTGCCGCTAAAGTCATTTTACGTGCGAGTGCATATTCAGAAGGTGACTGCCCAACGATCATTTTAAAACTCTGATCTAAATGATACGGTGAAAGACCAACGTAATCACTAAGTTGTTGCATATTAAATTGCTCTAGCAAATGATCTTCGATATAAACAATTGCTTGTTGTATTTGCTTGATAACGTCCAAAACTTCCACTCCTAAAAATCTAACAATGAAAACATAAGAAAACTAAACAACGCATACTTTATGTTTCACTCTATTTAATATTAATATTGCCGTTTTCTTAATAGTTTACACCATTTCTTCACATCTGACATCTAAAGTGCTACTATCTCTTAAAGTTTTACACTTATTTATGATTTAAGTTATATAATAACACAAGTGAAATACAATAAAAAAGCGACAACAACAGTGTACTTTCACACCATTGCTGTCGTATTAACAAGTACTACTAATTAATGGATATCTTCCCACCAATGGAAGCCATCTCTACTTAATAATAAATCACTTTCTAACGGACCATTTGTACCCGCTTCATAGTTAGGGAAGTCTGGTTTTGTTTTATCCCAGTATTCTTGTATTGCATCGACGAATTTCCAAGTTGATTTTAATTCTTCCCAATGCGTAAAGTTTGTTGCATCGCCATTTAGACAATCGAATAGTAAGTTTTCATACGCATCGACAGTGTTCATTTTATCTTGAGCGCTCATCGCATAAGACAATTGAACAGGTTCTGTTTCAATACCTTGAACATTCTTTTTGGCATTTAGATGTAACGAAACACCTTCATTAGGTTGAATATTGATAACGAGTAAATTTGAGTCTAATTTTTTATCTGTTTCGTAATACAAGTTCATAGGTACTTCTTTAAACTCAACTACAACTTGAATTGTTTTACTCTTCATACGTTTACCAGTTCTAATATAGAATGGCACGCCAGCCCATCTAAAGTTATCGATAGTTAATTTACCTGAAACAAAAGTAGGGGTTTTTGAATCTTCAGCTACACGGTCTTCGTCACGATATTTTTTAACTTCTTGATCACCAATGACACCTTTATCATATTGACCTCTAACAAAGTTTTGGCTAACTTCATCTGATTCTAATTTTCTTAATGATTTTAATGCTTTTACTTTTTCGGCACGAATATCTTCACTGTGTAAACTAATAGGGGCTTCCATAGCTAATAAGGCTACCATTTGTAACATATGGTTTTGAACCATATCTTTTAATGCACCACTTGATTCGTAATAACCGCCTCTATCTTCAACACCAAGTATTTCAGAAGATGTAATTTGAATATTTGAGATATATTTATTGTTCCATAAAGGTTCGAACATTGCATTAGCAAAACGTAGTACTTCAATATTTTGGACCATATCTTTACCTAAATAGTGGTCGATACGATATATTTCTTCTTCTTTAAATGAACGACGTAATTGTTCATTTAATTGTTCTGCAGATTTAAGATCAGAGCCGAATGGTTTTTCGATTACTAATCGTTTAAAGCCATCAGTATCAGTTAAACCTGATGATTTTAAGTAATCAGAAATTTCACCAAAGAATTTTGGTGCCATAGCTAAGTAGAATAATCTATTACCTTCAAGTTTGAATTCTTTATCTAGATTATTACTAAATTCTAATAAAGATTCATAACTCGCTTCATCACTAACATCATGTCTATGGTAAAATATGTGTTCCATAAATTTATCTAAATGCTTAGTGTTTTTCACATGTTCTTGAATTGACGACTTCACTTGACTACGGAAATCATCGTTTGAAATGTCTCTTCTACCAATTCCTATAATTGCGATTTGTTCATTTAAATTTTCTTGTTGATATAAATGGAATAACGATGGAAATAATTTTCTATGGCTCAAATCACCAGTCGCTCCGAATATAGTAATTAAACAAGGAATGTTCTTATTTCTAGTACTCAAGATAAAAACCTCAATTCTTTTTAAAATCTTACTTAATTATAGAACAATTATTACCATAGTTCATATAATTTTGCTCGAAAACAATTTCTTCTTTATTATAACATTATTCTTTATATATGCTAAAATATGTTCAAGAAGAGGAGGCTCATGCATGGAAATAACTTTTTTTGGTACCAGTGCTGGTTTACCTACAAAAGAGCGTAACACTCAAGCAATTGCACTTAATTTGGAACCATACTTAAATAATATATGGTTATTCGACGTAGGAGAAGCAACTCAACATCAAATATTACATCACTCTATAAAATTAGGTAAGGTTAATCACATCTTTATAACTCATATGCATGGCGATCATATTTTTGGGCTTCCTGGTATTTTAACTACACGTTCATTTCAAGGTGGGGAAGGTAAACCGTTGACGATAATCGGACCAAAAGGCATTAAAGAATATGTCGAAACAACGTTAAGAGTTTCAGAATCGCGTTTAAATTACCCATTAACATTTATCGAGATAGACGATCATTTTGCATATCAACATAATGGTTTTACAGTTACAGCTAACTTATTAAATCACGGGATTCCTTCTTATGGCTATCGTATAGAAGCACCTTACACACCAGGCAAAATTGATGTAGCAGCTTTAAAAAATATTGGCTTAGAACCCGGGCCAAAGTATCAAGAGATAAAAGCCAATGATACATTTGAATACGATGGTTTGATATATGATTCAAATGAATTCAAAGGAGCGCCCACACGAGGCCCCATCATTGCTATATTCGGTGATACCAAACCATGTACCAATGAATATTTAATTGCAAACGATGCAGATGTGATGGTTCATGAGGGTACCTATTTAGAAGGCGACAAAACGTTAGCTAATAATTATAATCATAGTCATATTGAAGATGTCTTTGAGCTAATGACACGGGCAGATGTTAAATATGCACTTATAACACATATTAGTAATCGTTATACTTTTGAAGATGTGGAAGATATTTATAATGATTTAGTTTCAAAGCGCCGACAAACAAACTTTAAATTCGTCTGTGATTTTGACACGTATAAGTTTTAATATTAAATTACATATAATCTTTTGAAGCACATTATTCTGTGATAGAGGATATGAAATTGTTGAAGTTAAATTAAAATTAGAAGAGGGGATAAATTCCCCTCTTTTTTAATTAAAAAATTAATGATACTAATATTAAAATTGAACTAATGATAAATAAAAGCGACGCAATTTTTTCTCGTTCAAAGAGATATATTGAAGTAGAAAGAGTAAATAAGAATAAAAGGACTAATCTAAATGTTTCTCCGAATGAAAACACATTTATAAAATCTAATAAAAACCCAAGAAAAAATACTACACTTCCTATAAACAAAATTATTTGATAGGATTTCCAATCATTCATGCAAACTCTCCTTTATTTATTCTTTGCTATTAATACTTACATAAATCAAACAAAAGTAAAACCAATATTATTTTTACGAAAATATATTTCAATCAATTTCTTTAAAAATTCTTCGAAGCATTTACGTATTAATTTTTGTAGATATAAATATCTTATAAAAACTCAACTTAACAAATAGAGGTCCAGTTGGTTTTCAAGCTTAATGCAATATTTTTGACATTAATACCGACCATCAGTTATTAAACTTTAATGTTCATAAAGCAGTCATGGAAGAATACTTAGATAATTCTCAGTTTCTTTATGTAATCAAAGCAGCAATCACAACATTGCAACAAATGAAAAAATATGACCTTTAATTGATATATGCACTGACTCAGTTTATCTATGTAATTGTATTAACAATTAATTATTAGTCATTAAAGAAAGAGATAGACGTCATTTATACGTCTATCTCTTTCTTTAAATATTATTATAAACTTTTAATCATCATCTTGATTAGATAATTCGATACTTCTATTAACAGCAGAACGCAGACAATCTTCGAAAATACCTTCTATATCATATTCAGATAAGGCATTTAGTCCAGCTTGTGTCGTACCACCTTTAGAAGTAATATTTTTACGTAACTGTCCCATGCTTAATTCTGATCTTTCAATCATTTTACTCGTACCTATAATTAAGTTTCTAATTGATTCTTCTACTTGGTCTTTTTCTAATCCTAAACGCGTACCAGCTGTAACATACTGTTCAAATACGTGATATAAAAATGCAGGACCGCTTCCTGTTATTGCTGTGACTTGATGTAAGTTGTCCTCCGGTACTTCAATAGCAGAACCGAAAGCATTAATTAAATTATCAACTTCATCCTTAGAAGTAGCCCCAAAGTTACTTGAGAAGCTTATACCTGTTACAGAATGACCGACATGTGCATTTGTATTAGGCATAATACGCGCTACAGGATTTTTAGTATCTAATTGCTCTCTGATATAATCCATTGGCAAACCAGCCATAATCGAGATAAATTTATTTTTATCAGTAATATAGGGTCTAATTCTTTCTGCTAACGTTTCAAAATCATATGGTTTTGTACCAATGAAGACGTAATCAGCTTTGGCAAGCAACGCTTCATCATCGTAACTATAATTAACACCGAGTTGCTCTGCGTAATCCTTTAAAGCTTGCTCATTCGATCTATTTGTTAAATAGATATCGTTTGAATCAATAACATTTGAATTAACTATCCCAGTAAAAATGGCATGTGCCATATTACCTGCTCCGTAAAACACTAGTTTCATGTAGAATCAACACTTCCTTATTATGTGATGTTTCCATACTAACATAGTTGTATTATTTTCCTAATTATATGTAATTATTTACAAAGGTAAAGAATAAATTTATACTATTAAAAATATTAAATTAGTAGCGAGGTGTTATTTTGAAAGGGCAACATTATATAATGACAGGGGCAACCAGTGGCTTAGGATTAGCATTATTAAAATCTTTATTACAACAACACGTACAAGTAACTGTTTTGGCACGTAACCCTCAAAAAATTGCACAATTAACTCATTCTGTTAACGCTAAACAGTTAACTATAATTCAATGTGATTTACTTAATCTTGATGATATAAACAACGTTACTTCACAACTACCTAACACGCATATAGATGGTTTAATATATAGTTCGGGGACAGGGTATTTTAAATCGTTACAAGCACATAATACGGATGAAATATTAGAAACATATCAAATAA
This region includes:
- the rnz gene encoding ribonuclease Z, giving the protein MEITFFGTSAGLPTKERNTQAIALNLEPYLNNIWLFDVGEATQHQILHHSIKLGKVNHIFITHMHGDHIFGLPGILTTRSFQGGEGKPLTIIGPKGIKEYVETTLRVSESRLNYPLTFIEIDDHFAYQHNGFTVTANLLNHGIPSYGYRIEAPYTPGKIDVAALKNIGLEPGPKYQEIKANDTFEYDGLIYDSNEFKGAPTRGPIIAIFGDTKPCTNEYLIANDADVMVHEGTYLEGDKTLANNYNHSHIEDVFELMTRADVKYALITHISNRYTFEDVEDIYNDLVSKRRQTNFKFVCDFDTYKF
- the zwf gene encoding glucose-6-phosphate dehydrogenase, whose translation is MSTRNKNIPCLITIFGATGDLSHRKLFPSLFHLYQQENLNEQIAIIGIGRRDISNDDFRSQVKSSIQEHVKNTKHLDKFMEHIFYHRHDVSDEASYESLLEFSNNLDKEFKLEGNRLFYLAMAPKFFGEISDYLKSSGLTDTDGFKRLVIEKPFGSDLKSAEQLNEQLRRSFKEEEIYRIDHYLGKDMVQNIEVLRFANAMFEPLWNNKYISNIQITSSEILGVEDRGGYYESSGALKDMVQNHMLQMVALLAMEAPISLHSEDIRAEKVKALKSLRKLESDEVSQNFVRGQYDKGVIGDQEVKKYRDEDRVAEDSKTPTFVSGKLTIDNFRWAGVPFYIRTGKRMKSKTIQVVVEFKEVPMNLYYETDKKLDSNLLVINIQPNEGVSLHLNAKKNVQGIETEPVQLSYAMSAQDKMNTVDAYENLLFDCLNGDATNFTHWEELKSTWKFVDAIQEYWDKTKPDFPNYEAGTNGPLESDLLLSRDGFHWWEDIH
- a CDS encoding glycoside hydrolase family 13 protein gives rise to the protein MQSKQWWKEAVAYQVYPRSFNDSNDDGIGDLRGVINKLDYLQDLGIDVIWLSPMYKSPNDDNGYDISDYQAIMDEFGTMEDFDELLTSIHQRGMKLILDLVVNHTSDEHPWFIESRSSKDSAKRDWYIWKDPKADGSEPTNWESIFNGSTWEYDSKTGQYYFHLFSKKQPDLNWENPKVRAAIISMMNWWFDKGIDGFRVDAITHIKKSFDYGDLPAQNNEQYVPAFDVAMNQPGIHDWLQEIKEHSLSKYDIMTVGEANGVTPDDADLWVGEQNGKFNMIFQFEHLGLWNTGDVKFDVLAYKQVLNRWQQRLANNGWNALFIENHDQPRRVSTWGDDQQYWYESATSHAIVYFLQQGTPFIYQGQEIGMTNYPFDSIETFNDIAVVNEYNIVKSQGGDVNALLNKHKMENRDNSRTPMQWTDESYAGFSTVEPWFPVNPNYKKINVAQQQEDKHSILSFYKDLIKLKKSDDLYTYGNFELADADNPKVFAYTRTLDNKRVLIVGNLSNETASLNLDITFDESNIKLHNYSSTIDFSHLKPYEAFVIQLS
- the proC gene encoding pyrroline-5-carboxylate reductase — encoded protein: MKLVFYGAGNMAHAIFTGIVNSNVIDSNDIYLTNRSNEQALKDYAEQLGVNYSYDDEALLAKADYVFIGTKPYDFETLAERIRPYITDKNKFISIMAGLPMDYIREQLDTKNPVARIMPNTNAHVGHSVTGISFSSNFGATSKDEVDNLINAFGSAIEVPEDNLHQVTAITGSGPAFLYHVFEQYVTAGTRLGLEKDQVEESIRNLIIGTSKMIERSELSMGQLRKNITSKGGTTQAGLNALSEYDIEGIFEDCLRSAVNRSIELSNQDDD
- a CDS encoding AraC family transcriptional regulator is translated as MDVIKQIQQAIVYIEDHLLEQFNMQQLSDYVGLSPYHLDQSFKMIVGQSPSEYALARKMTLAAQELISSSNRMVDIAKKYHYPTANDFANEFSKYHGISPLQANAKKEQLNIKNRQYLKITTTEKSPYSYRLETISGINLVGYAEFINAANIDNPFKIPDILEDLLVDGKLKELERYNNVSPHELFVISCPLEYGVEIFVGVPSDRYPEHLESRYLPERQYAKFNLQGEIDYITNEAWYYIETSLQMTLPYERDSLYVEVYPFDISFDDSFTKVQLWLPINQDDYNDL